Within Phycisphaerae bacterium, the genomic segment ACAAGGAGAATCGGCAGGAACAAAGAAGAAACAGTTATGGTAGATTTGGATAAAATCGCTAGTGGCGAACAGCCGGACTTTTTTATTAAACCCCTCGACCTCATCAATGTCGGCACGCATGCTACAGCTCAGTGGCGCGCGGTTTTGCGGAATTCGTTCAGGGCAAGTTACGGCTTCGGTTTTATTTACGACCGTAATTTTGGTGATAGAGATGCCGGAACCAGCAGGCCTTTCGGTAGTATATATGAAAACGTCAAAGACATTTTTTAATTATGGCTGATGATAATATTGATTCCTCTATTGCAAAATGGTATCATTTCGCGTAAAATCATAAAATGGCAGCCCAAATGAAAGAGGACAAAGACCTCCTTTACAAACCTTCCCAGGTGGGAACCGACCGCAAAAGCGACGAAAGGTATTCGCCCCTAATGGGAGGCGGGAAGGCACTATCTCTCGGGGATGGAGGCTCGATTCGTACAAGCTGGTGTGAGCTTCCGGTGCATAGTTACGTCAAAATGGTGATAATTGGGGGATTGTTTGTCTATCTTTTTTATAATGAAGTTGAGTCTATTGTAGGCAAATGGCTTACTGATAGCAGCTGGTCGCATGGTTTTCTAATCCCGCTTTTTAGTTTATATTTTATAGATCAGGCAAAGGGCAAGATTATAAATCTTCAAACTAGGCCGAATTACCTCGGTTTGTTTTTTTTGATTTTTGGGATTTTGTTTTATTTTTTTAATGTAGTCAGCCCGGCTGGATATGCATATTTTCGCCCCATTTCCATGATAGTAAGCCTTGGTGCGATTGTGTTGTTTTTGGGTGGGTGGCGTTTGGTTAGGTATACGTGGCTTCCGATTGTGTTTTTGGTCTTTGCTGTTCCATTGCCGACGAGATATTATGTTAGTCTGACTATGCCGATGCAGAAGCTGGCTGCACAGGCCACCACTTTTTTGCTGAATTTAATTAATGGGATGAACGCTGAGGTTAACGGCGTAGTTATATCCGGAGAGTATCTGGGCCAAAAGCTTGACCCTCCGCTTAATGTGGCCGAGGCTTGCAGCGGCATGCGATTACTGATGGCCTTTTTGGCCTTGGGCGTTGCTATGGCATATTTGCACTACAGACCTATATGGCAGCGAATCGTGTTGTTGGTCAGCACAATACCGATAGCGATATTTTGCAATATTGTACGAGTTACGATTACCGGATTTATTTATATATTTGGACAGCCAAAGTACGCTCAGGGTATTTATCATGACCTTCTTGGCATGATAATGCTGCCGCTGGCTTTTGGCTTATATGGCTTGCTTGCTTGGTTTATGTCAAGTTTGTTTGTTGAAGAGACAGAGACCGTTACCGAAGATGTTATAATTCGCCGTAATAATAGCTGATAGTTGAAAGAGAATAACAAAGCTGGAAAAGAATTGACAGGAATCATGGATAAAGCATACATTAAAAGCTATATGCAGCCCGCCTTTTTAATATGTGCAGTGATACTTGCAGTGTCCGGTGCGGGTATGTCGTTCGCGGTGAAAGGTTTCGGGATATACTTAAAGAAGGATCCTTCGCCGTTGAAAAAATCTTTAGACCTTTTGGACGAGGCAGGTCTGGCTCCTTACAAAGTGGTATCAAAAGACAAAATCGAAAGTGGAGATATTGTTGAAAGTCTTGGAACGGAGAATTATATTCAGTGGTTTCTGGAAGATCTTAATGCGCTGCCTGATAGTACTGTTCGTTATTGTTCGCTGTTTATTACTTATTATGAGCTTCCGGATAAAGTGCCGCATGTGCCGGAAGAATGCTATATGGGCAGCGGCTTTCAAAGATTGGCCTCTGATAGTGTGACAATAGGATTGGGAGCAAAAGAAATTCCGGTAAGATACCTTGTTTTTACCGGTACCAGTTCTGATTATTGGCAGAAGACCACACAATTTCCGGTTTTGTACTTATTCAGGGTTAACGAAGATTATGGCAACAGCAGAGAAGATGTCAGACTCATACTTAATAAGAACATTCGCGGTAAACATTCGTATTTTTGTAAAGTAGAATGGAAATTTTTTAATACGGGTCTTGGTGGTGCAGGACGGAGAAGGAATGTTTACCCGGCCAAAGAAGAAGCCGTTGCGGCAAGCCAAAAGCTCCTAAGGGTAATCTTGCCTATTTTAGAAAAAGAGCATTGGCCCTCTATTTAGAAAAAAGCTAGTTTGAAAACGGGGGAAAAAGATAGCCTCTGTGTTAGCAGGATTTGATGGAAGAAAGGAGAAATTTGTGGCAAGAAGAAGATTGAATAAAAAAGTCGCACTTATTGGGTCGGTGGTTT encodes:
- a CDS encoding exosortase/archaeosortase family protein, producing MKEDKDLLYKPSQVGTDRKSDERYSPLMGGGKALSLGDGGSIRTSWCELPVHSYVKMVIIGGLFVYLFYNEVESIVGKWLTDSSWSHGFLIPLFSLYFIDQAKGKIINLQTRPNYLGLFFLIFGILFYFFNVVSPAGYAYFRPISMIVSLGAIVLFLGGWRLVRYTWLPIVFLVFAVPLPTRYYVSLTMPMQKLAAQATTFLLNLINGMNAEVNGVVISGEYLGQKLDPPLNVAEACSGMRLLMAFLALGVAMAYLHYRPIWQRIVLLVSTIPIAIFCNIVRVTITGFIYIFGQPKYAQGIYHDLLGMIMLPLAFGLYGLLAWFMSSLFVEETETVTEDVIIRRNNS